Part of the Dehalococcoidia bacterium genome is shown below.
CTTCCCGGAGTTGGAGTGGACGCGCGTGCCCGCGAGCCATCGCATCGTCTCCAAGCGCATCCAGGAGTGTAACTACCTGCAGAACGTCGAGGGCGAGGTCGATTCGGCCCACGTCTCGTTCCTGCACAGTATGGTCGGTTCGGGCGGCGTCACGCCCGGAACCGGCGCCGTGGGCGGCAACTTTACCTTCGACCGCTCCCCGCACTTCAGCATCAAGACGACCGACTACGGCCTGATGATCACCGCGCGGCGCAACGCGTCCGAGGGTGGCTTCTACTGGCGGATCACGCCGTATATGATGCCGACCTATACGATCGTGCCCAACGACCCCGGTGCGCCGCAGACCTTCACCGCGGCCGTGCCGATCGACGACACGCATATGTACGGCTTTTCGGCAACGTGGCACCCGGACCGGGCGCTTACGGCAGAGGAGCTGAAGCGCAACGAGCTGGGCCTGGGCGCGCATGTGCGGCTGCTGCCCGGCGGCTTCGACACGCTGGCCAACAAAGCCAACGATTACCTGATCGACCGCGATTCGCAGCGCACGAAGACCTTCACCGGCATCTACGGCGTGCGCGAGCAGGACATGGCGGTGCAGTCCGACCAGTGGGGGCCGGTCACCAGGCGCTGGAAGGAACACCTGGGCACCACCGACCTGGCCGTAATCGCGATGCGGCGGCGGCTGCTGCGCGCGGTGAAGAACCTCCAGCAGGGCATCGCGCCGCCGGAGGCGAGCAACGGCGACGCCTATCGGGTGCGCTCGGTGGCGATCGTGCTGGGCCAGGACGTGGAGGTCGAGGAAGGCGTGCGCGAGGTGATGCGGGC
Proteins encoded:
- a CDS encoding Rieske 2Fe-2S domain-containing protein, encoding MLTQQENRLLTETGPQTPMGGLLRRFWLPALLSSELPRPDSPPVRLTLLSEDLIAFRDSEGRVGVLDRYCPHRGASLFWGRNEECGLRCVYHGWKFDVQGHCMDMPNEPAEHRFRDKVQTVAYPTEERGGVVWVYMGPKGTSAVFPELEWTRVPASHRIVSKRIQECNYLQNVEGEVDSAHVSFLHSMVGSGGVTPGTGAVGGNFTFDRSPHFSIKTTDYGLMITARRNASEGGFYWRITPYMMPTYTIVPNDPGAPQTFTAAVPIDDTHMYGFSATWHPDRALTAEELKRNELGLGAHVRLLPGGFDTLANKANDYLIDRDSQRTKTFTGIYGVREQDMAVQSDQWGPVTRRWKEHLGTTDLAVIAMRRRLLRAVKNLQQGIAPPEASNGDAYRVRSVAIVLGQDVEVEEGVREVMRARA